One window of the Salvia miltiorrhiza cultivar Shanhuang (shh) chromosome 6, IMPLAD_Smil_shh, whole genome shotgun sequence genome contains the following:
- the LOC130988640 gene encoding uncharacterized protein LOC130988640 isoform X2 gives MESRRVPRTVSDPKVRQVGFFAPAAPPDRSQSGPPDPTSPPPPVSDISPSGNSLSPVMIPPPRHLSTDLPRHFPHPPPPLSPLRATRANDTSIPVGSYNPSEFSTPSGITDFSEDQLSPRWRRKSSSGKFATSLPSGGFRMAAAKQTSIADSKPGVADGGANVEVQKEKGAAAGKPLKEKTTKAERRAMQEAQRAAKAATKGEGSKSAGVNSANVGKSVKPTPQKKDNSSVAASEKKSGDRQADKDRKKDVPHPRMQFDDENRVEKAKKRSVVKQAEARNRVELFRHLPQYEHGARLTDLESKFFQLGPVHPAVYKVGFRFLAGDISGGNARCIAMLQAFQESIKDYSTPPEKTLIRDLTSKINCYVSFLIECRPLSISMGNAIRFLKRRITSLPLSLSESEAITSLLSDIDRFINEKIILADKVIVKHAVTKIRDGDVLLTYASSSAVEMLLLHAHELGKQFRVVIVDSRPKLEGKMLLRRLVGKGISCTYTHINAVSYIMHEVTRVFLGASSVLANGTVYSRVGTACVAMVAHQFRVPVLICCEAYKFHERVQLDSICCNELGDAEMVSKVSGREDIDSLDGWTSSENLQPLNLLYDATPSDYVSMIITDYGMIPPTSVPVIVREYGREYLLI, from the exons ACCCCAAGGTCCGCCAGGTCGGATTCTTTGCTCCGGCGGCTCCGCCCGACCGCTCTCAGTCCGGTCCCCCCGACCCCacctcgccgccgccgcctgttTCCGACATTTCCCCCTCCGGCAACTCCTTGTCCCCCGTCATGATCCCGCCTCCTCGCCACCTCTCCACCGACCTCCCCCGCCACTTCCCTCACCCACCGCCGCCGCTCTCCCCGCTCCGCGCCACCCGCGCCAATGACACTTCGATTCCGGTCGGTAGTTACAACCCTTCGGAGTTCTCCACCCCTTCAGGTATCACAGATTTCTCGGAGGATCAGCTGTCTCCGCGGTGGAGGCGGAAGAGTAGTTCTGGGAAATTCGCTACGTCGTTGCCGTCGGGTGGATTCCGTATGGCGGCTGCTAAGCAGACTAGTATCGCGGATTCGAAACCTGGCGTGGCAG ATGGAGGGGCAAATGTGGAAGTGCAGAAGGAGAAGGGCGCAGCTGCCGGGAAGCCTTTGAAAGAGAAGACCACGAAAGCTGAACGGCGGGCAATGCAAGAAGCACAGCGTGCTGCCAAGGCTGCTACGAAAG GTGAAGGAAGCAAGAGTGCTGGGGTCAATTCGGCTAATGTAGGGAAGTCTGTAAAGCCAACTCCACAAAAAAAAGACAACTCTTCAGTTGCAGCTTCTGAGAAAAAAAGTGGTGACCGTCAAGCAGATAAAGATAGGAAGAAAGATGTCCCTCATCCACGGATGCAGTTTGATGACGAAAACAGAGTTGAGAAGGCAAAGAAGCGGTCTGTAGTAAAACAAGCAGAAGCCCGGAACAGAGTTGAACTCTTTAGGCATCTACCTCAGTATGAACATGGAGCAAGGCTCACTGACCTGGAATCAAAGTTCTTCCAATTAGGTCCCGTTCACCCTGCTGTCTACAAG GTTGGTTTCCGATTCCTAGCCGGGGATATTTCTGGTGGGAATGCCCGGTGCATTGCAATGCTGCAAGCATTCCAAGAATCAATCAAGGATTACTCTACACCGCCTGAAAAAACCCTTATCAGGGACTTGACTTCTAAAATAAACTGTTATGTTTCTTTTCTGATAGAATGTAGGCCCCTTTCAATCAGCATGGGCAATGCAATTAGGTTTCTTAAGAGACGAATAACAAGCTTGCCCTTAAGCCTCTCTGAATCAGAAGCAATCACCAGTCTTCTCTCTGATATTGATCGTTTTATAAATGAGAAGATAATTCTAGCAGATAAGGTTATCGTGAAGCATGCTGTAACTAAAATTAGAGATGGTGATGTTCTTCTGACATACGCATCGTCTTCTGCTGTTGAAATGCTACTATTACATGCCCATGAGCTTGGGAAACAATTTCGAGTGGTGATAGTTGATTCACGTCCCAAGCTTGAAGGAAAAATGCTGCTTCGCAGGCTTGTGGGGAAAGGAATTAGTTGTACATACACTCATATAAATGCTGTTTCTTATATCATGCATGAAGTAACAAGAGTTTTTCTGGGTGCAAGTTCGGTGTTGGCAAATGGAACTGTTTACTCAAGAGTTGGCACAGCATGTGTTGCTATGGTTGCCCATCAGTTCCGTGTCCCAGTTCTGATATGTTGTGAAGCATACAAGTTTCACGAGAGGGTTCAACTTGATTCTATTTGCTGTAATGAACTTG GTGATGCTGAAATGGTTTCAAAGGTTTCAGGTAGGGAGGATATCGATTCTTTAGATGGTTGGACTAGCAGCGAGAACCTACAACCCTTGAACCTGCT TTATGATGCAACACCTTCTGATTATGTATCAATGATCATAACAGACTATGGCATG ATACCACCTACAAGTGTACCGGTTATCGTCCGAGAATATGGCAGAGAGTATTTGTTGATATAG
- the LOC130988640 gene encoding uncharacterized protein LOC130988640 isoform X1 produces MESRRVPRTVSDPKVRQVGFFAPAAPPDRSQSGPPDPTSPPPPVSDISPSGNSLSPVMIPPPRHLSTDLPRHFPHPPPPLSPLRATRANDTSIPVGSYNPSEFSTPSGITDFSEDQLSPRWRRKSSSGKFATSLPSGGFRMAAAKQTSIADSKPGVADGGANVEVQKEKGAAAGKPLKEKTTKAERRAMQEAQRAAKAATKGEGSKSAGVNSANVGKSVKPTPQKKDNSSVAASEKKSGDRQADKDRKKDVPHPRMQFDDENRVEKAKKRSVVKQAEARNRVELFRHLPQYEHGARLTDLESKFFQLGPVHPAVYKVGFRFLAGDISGGNARCIAMLQAFQESIKDYSTPPEKTLIRDLTSKINCYVSFLIECRPLSISMGNAIRFLKRRITSLPLSLSESEAITSLLSDIDRFINEKIILADKVIVKHAVTKIRDGDVLLTYASSSAVEMLLLHAHELGKQFRVVIVDSRPKLEGKMLLRRLVGKGISCTYTHINAVSYIMHEVTRVFLGASSVLANGTVYSRVGTACVAMVAHQFRVPVLICCEAYKFHERVQLDSICCNELGDAEMVSKVSGREDIDSLDGWTSSENLQPLNLLYDATPSDYVSMIITDYGMVSWKKVISYCCNWNRFHFLSSAETAYKTVLKI; encoded by the exons ACCCCAAGGTCCGCCAGGTCGGATTCTTTGCTCCGGCGGCTCCGCCCGACCGCTCTCAGTCCGGTCCCCCCGACCCCacctcgccgccgccgcctgttTCCGACATTTCCCCCTCCGGCAACTCCTTGTCCCCCGTCATGATCCCGCCTCCTCGCCACCTCTCCACCGACCTCCCCCGCCACTTCCCTCACCCACCGCCGCCGCTCTCCCCGCTCCGCGCCACCCGCGCCAATGACACTTCGATTCCGGTCGGTAGTTACAACCCTTCGGAGTTCTCCACCCCTTCAGGTATCACAGATTTCTCGGAGGATCAGCTGTCTCCGCGGTGGAGGCGGAAGAGTAGTTCTGGGAAATTCGCTACGTCGTTGCCGTCGGGTGGATTCCGTATGGCGGCTGCTAAGCAGACTAGTATCGCGGATTCGAAACCTGGCGTGGCAG ATGGAGGGGCAAATGTGGAAGTGCAGAAGGAGAAGGGCGCAGCTGCCGGGAAGCCTTTGAAAGAGAAGACCACGAAAGCTGAACGGCGGGCAATGCAAGAAGCACAGCGTGCTGCCAAGGCTGCTACGAAAG GTGAAGGAAGCAAGAGTGCTGGGGTCAATTCGGCTAATGTAGGGAAGTCTGTAAAGCCAACTCCACAAAAAAAAGACAACTCTTCAGTTGCAGCTTCTGAGAAAAAAAGTGGTGACCGTCAAGCAGATAAAGATAGGAAGAAAGATGTCCCTCATCCACGGATGCAGTTTGATGACGAAAACAGAGTTGAGAAGGCAAAGAAGCGGTCTGTAGTAAAACAAGCAGAAGCCCGGAACAGAGTTGAACTCTTTAGGCATCTACCTCAGTATGAACATGGAGCAAGGCTCACTGACCTGGAATCAAAGTTCTTCCAATTAGGTCCCGTTCACCCTGCTGTCTACAAG GTTGGTTTCCGATTCCTAGCCGGGGATATTTCTGGTGGGAATGCCCGGTGCATTGCAATGCTGCAAGCATTCCAAGAATCAATCAAGGATTACTCTACACCGCCTGAAAAAACCCTTATCAGGGACTTGACTTCTAAAATAAACTGTTATGTTTCTTTTCTGATAGAATGTAGGCCCCTTTCAATCAGCATGGGCAATGCAATTAGGTTTCTTAAGAGACGAATAACAAGCTTGCCCTTAAGCCTCTCTGAATCAGAAGCAATCACCAGTCTTCTCTCTGATATTGATCGTTTTATAAATGAGAAGATAATTCTAGCAGATAAGGTTATCGTGAAGCATGCTGTAACTAAAATTAGAGATGGTGATGTTCTTCTGACATACGCATCGTCTTCTGCTGTTGAAATGCTACTATTACATGCCCATGAGCTTGGGAAACAATTTCGAGTGGTGATAGTTGATTCACGTCCCAAGCTTGAAGGAAAAATGCTGCTTCGCAGGCTTGTGGGGAAAGGAATTAGTTGTACATACACTCATATAAATGCTGTTTCTTATATCATGCATGAAGTAACAAGAGTTTTTCTGGGTGCAAGTTCGGTGTTGGCAAATGGAACTGTTTACTCAAGAGTTGGCACAGCATGTGTTGCTATGGTTGCCCATCAGTTCCGTGTCCCAGTTCTGATATGTTGTGAAGCATACAAGTTTCACGAGAGGGTTCAACTTGATTCTATTTGCTGTAATGAACTTG GTGATGCTGAAATGGTTTCAAAGGTTTCAGGTAGGGAGGATATCGATTCTTTAGATGGTTGGACTAGCAGCGAGAACCTACAACCCTTGAACCTGCT TTATGATGCAACACCTTCTGATTATGTATCAATGATCATAACAGACTATGGCATGGTAAGTTGGAAGAAAGTTATTTCATACTGCTGCAACTGGAACAGATTTCATTTTTTAAGTAGTGCTGAGACTGCATATAAAACAGTGTTGAAGATATAA
- the LOC130988641 gene encoding transmembrane ascorbate ferrireductase 2-like: MATPVVRFPIFAVVRILGVALAALVLIWNVHFRGGLALVSDDRNQIFNVHPVVLVIGLVVLNGEAMLAYKTLSGTKNFKKLVHLSLQLLVFFLSIIGVVVVWKNRIERGKENFYSLHSWLGLLSLFLFGIQWTLGFLTFCYPGGSRNGRASLLPWHGYLGHYIYGLSVITCATGFLERATSLQTHQIISRYSTEAILINSMGVLTVVLAGLVILGLVSPVYRYGDKLNGTGKPVFEV, from the exons ATGGCGACCCCGGTTGTGCGGTTCCCTATCTTTGCGGTGGTGAGAATACTCGGCGTCGCCCTTGCCGCATTGGTATTGATATGGAACGTTCATTTCAGAGGCGGATTGGCTCTCGTCTCCGATGATAGAAACCAAATTTTCAAT GTTCATCCTGTAGTGCTGGTGATTGGCCTTGTGGTTCTCAACGGCGAAG CCATGCTAGCATACAAGACGTTGTCAGGAACAAAAAATTTCAAGAAATTGGTTCATCTGTCCTTGCAATTGCTGGTCTTCTTCTTGAGCATTATCGGAGTGGTGGTTGTGTGGAAGAATCGTATTGAGAGGGGCAAAGAGAATTTCTATAGCCTCCACTCATGGCTGGGCCTTCTCTCGCTTTTCTTGTTTGGAATCCAG TGGACTTTGGGATTTCTAACCTTCTGTTATCCTGGCGGATCAAGAAACGGGCGAGCTAGCTTGCTACCATGGCATGGATATTTGGGTCATTACATCTATGGTCTGTCTGTTATTACCTGCGCCACAGGCTTCCTAGAGAGGGCAACATCTCTTCAAACGCATCAGATAATATCTCGCTATTCAACTGAAGCGATTCTAATAAATTCCATGGGTGTTTTAACTGTTGTTTTAGCTGGTTTGGTGATCCTTGGACTTGTATCCCCTGTTTACAGATATGGTGATAAACTCAACGGCACAGGAAAGCCAGTTTTCGAGGTGTAG